A section of the Calditrichota bacterium genome encodes:
- a CDS encoding aldehyde dehydrogenase has product MKRLKNYIRGFFQPPISGAYLPDYEPATGEVLCELPDSDERDIEAAVTGAQAAFPVWSGWSEAQRAGALQAIADGIEARFDEFVYAESDDTGKPVSLARSLDIPRAIANLRFFAGLLQGFGGESYQSTAAGYSYVLRLPVGAIGAISPWNLPLYLFTWKIAPALAAGCTVVGKVSELTPLTATLLAEVIDATTLPKGAFNLVHGLGAKTGAAMAAHPGLTAITFTGGTETGRRIALAAAPLFKKLSLEMGGKNPYLVSADTDYDAALETALEAAFRNQGEICLCGSRIYVEKPLYDRFRSDFVERAKTLKVGDPRESDTRQGALISAGHFEKVLRYIELAKDEGGRVLCGGEPVKVAGRCSDGWFVAPTVIEGLPLECRVNQEEIFGPVVSITPFEVEEEAIRLANGTRYGLAATIWTQDLGKAQRMAGCLDFGVVWINGWMLRDLRTPFGGMKESGLGREGGYEALRFFTEPKSVTVGR; this is encoded by the coding sequence GTGAAGCGGCTCAAGAACTACATCAGAGGCTTCTTTCAGCCGCCTATTTCGGGTGCCTATCTGCCCGACTATGAACCGGCGACTGGCGAGGTGCTGTGTGAACTGCCCGATTCGGACGAACGCGACATTGAGGCGGCTGTCACGGGCGCGCAGGCGGCGTTTCCGGTCTGGTCGGGATGGTCGGAGGCGCAGCGCGCCGGCGCGCTCCAGGCTATTGCCGATGGAATCGAAGCGCGGTTCGATGAGTTTGTCTATGCCGAGTCGGACGACACCGGCAAGCCGGTCAGTCTGGCGCGGTCGCTCGACATTCCGCGTGCCATAGCCAACCTCCGCTTCTTTGCCGGACTTCTGCAAGGCTTCGGCGGCGAATCCTACCAGTCAACTGCGGCCGGCTACAGTTATGTCCTGAGGCTGCCGGTGGGCGCAATCGGCGCGATCTCGCCCTGGAATCTGCCGCTATATCTTTTTACCTGGAAGATCGCCCCGGCTCTGGCAGCCGGCTGCACCGTAGTAGGCAAGGTGTCGGAATTGACGCCCCTTACGGCGACCTTGCTGGCTGAAGTGATCGACGCGACGACCCTGCCCAAGGGGGCGTTCAATCTCGTGCACGGGCTGGGCGCGAAGACCGGAGCCGCGATGGCGGCGCATCCCGGCCTGACGGCGATAACCTTCACCGGCGGCACCGAAACCGGTCGCCGGATTGCGCTCGCCGCCGCGCCTCTCTTCAAGAAGTTATCTTTGGAAATGGGCGGCAAGAATCCCTACCTTGTAAGCGCGGATACGGACTACGATGCCGCGCTCGAGACAGCCCTTGAAGCCGCCTTTCGCAATCAAGGTGAAATCTGTCTCTGCGGGTCGAGGATCTATGTCGAAAAGCCGCTTTACGACCGGTTTCGCAGCGACTTCGTGGAACGCGCGAAAACCCTCAAGGTCGGCGACCCGCGCGAAAGCGACACCCGGCAGGGAGCGCTGATTTCAGCGGGCCACTTTGAAAAGGTGCTCCGCTACATCGAACTGGCCAAGGACGAAGGCGGGCGAGTCCTCTGCGGCGGTGAGCCGGTCAAGGTGGCCGGTAGATGCTCGGACGGATGGTTTGTTGCGCCGACGGTGATCGAAGGATTGCCGCTCGAGTGCCGCGTCAATCAGGAGGAGATATTCGGGCCGGTGGTCTCGATAACGCCATTCGAGGTCGAGGAAGAGGCGATCCGGCTTGCCAATGGCACCCGCTACGGCCTCGCGGCGACAATTTGGACGCAGGACCTGGGGAAGGCACAGCGAATGGCGGGATGCCTCGACTTCGGCGTCGTTTGGATCAACGGCTGGATGCTAAGAGACTTGCGGACGCCCTTTGGTGGAATGAAGGAATCGGGTCTGGGCCGGGAAGGTGGATACGAAGCACTGCGGTTCTTCACCGAGCCAAAATCGGTAACGGTTGGCAGATGA
- a CDS encoding SDR family oxidoreductase — translation MQSGNRASLLGLRAVIGGASSGIGRAIAESFARAGAEVVLLGRNEERLREVASALHRSDDARHEHFALDFHDTARVREVAGTIAMSKRPVLCLVNNSGGPPPGRAADATPDDYLTALNGHLAAYQVLLQSVLPGMMESRYGRIINILSTSVVAPIAGLGVSNALRGAVAQWGRTLAGELAPYGITVNNLLPGMTATDRLRSLLQSKAQKDNLSIEAVEAESLRSIPAGRFGRPEEIAAVATFLASPAASYITGVNLPVDGGRTARQGL, via the coding sequence ATGCAATCCGGGAATAGAGCCTCCCTGCTTGGACTTAGAGCCGTAATCGGCGGGGCGTCGAGCGGCATCGGGCGGGCGATCGCCGAATCATTTGCCCGCGCCGGTGCCGAGGTCGTCCTGCTCGGCCGCAACGAAGAACGGCTCCGGGAGGTCGCGAGCGCCTTGCACCGGAGCGACGACGCAAGGCACGAGCACTTCGCTCTCGACTTTCACGATACAGCACGGGTGCGCGAGGTCGCTGGAACGATCGCCATGAGTAAGCGGCCGGTGCTGTGCCTTGTCAACAACAGCGGCGGGCCCCCGCCCGGCCGGGCCGCCGATGCGACGCCCGATGACTATCTGACGGCCTTGAACGGCCATCTTGCGGCGTATCAAGTATTATTGCAGTCGGTTCTTCCTGGAATGATGGAATCAAGATACGGCCGAATCATCAATATCCTCTCGACGTCCGTCGTTGCGCCGATTGCCGGACTCGGCGTCTCGAACGCACTTCGCGGCGCGGTTGCCCAATGGGGGCGAACCCTGGCCGGTGAACTGGCGCCTTACGGCATCACGGTCAACAATCTCCTGCCCGGAATGACCGCCACCGACCGGCTTCGGTCGCTCTTGCAATCCAAGGCGCAAAAGGATAACCTGTCGATCGAGGCAGTCGAGGCGGAGAGTCTTCGTTCGATTCCTGCCGGCAGGTTCGGTCGCCCTGAGGAGATCGCGGCGGTGGCGACCTTTCTCGCGTCGCCGGCGGCTTCCTATATTACCGGCGTCAACCTGCCCGTCGATGGCGGCAGGACTGCGCGGCAAGGCTTGTGA
- the lpdA gene encoding dihydrolipoyl dehydrogenase, which yields MSYDIAIIGAGPGGYVCALRSGQLGLKTLLIDPGDRLGGTCLNVGCIPSKALLEASEWFHSVGHKFPAFGIAAGSVTLDLPKMLGEKERIVRTLTDGISLLMKKQRVEVIRGRGRLAGPGMVVVKGDGKNGGDEIAAKVIVLATGSVPVELPFMPFDGKVVVSSTEALAFDAVPDHLVVVGAGAVGLELGSVWNRLGAKVTVVEMLPAIAPFADRQLTTLLQRSLTSQGLEFRLETQVTAAKVARGKALLTLTGKDGREDKLTCDKVLVAVGRKPFSDGLRLEEAGVTTERGRVVVDDRFQTSVEGVYAIGDLIRGPMLAHKASEEGVAVAELVAGHAAFVNYDAIPNVIYTAPELAVVGLSEEEATQRGHAVKSGKFFFRGNGRALSLGEPEGLVKVVADATTDRVLGIHILGPRASDMIAEAALALEFSASSEDLGRTIHAHPTLSEAVKEAALAVNKMQLHG from the coding sequence ATGTCCTACGACATCGCGATCATTGGCGCCGGGCCGGGAGGATATGTCTGCGCCTTGAGGTCCGGGCAGTTGGGGCTGAAGACGCTCCTTATAGACCCCGGCGATAGGCTCGGCGGCACCTGCCTTAACGTCGGCTGCATTCCATCCAAAGCGTTGCTCGAAGCGAGCGAGTGGTTTCACAGCGTCGGGCATAAGTTTCCTGCATTCGGGATCGCGGCTGGCAGTGTTACACTCGACCTGCCGAAGATGCTCGGTGAAAAGGAGCGGATCGTCCGGACGCTAACCGACGGCATCAGTCTCCTGATGAAGAAGCAGCGCGTCGAGGTGATCCGCGGCAGAGGACGGCTCGCCGGGCCGGGGATGGTGGTGGTGAAAGGTGATGGGAAGAATGGCGGCGACGAGATTGCAGCGAAAGTCATCGTGCTGGCGACGGGTTCGGTGCCGGTCGAACTTCCCTTTATGCCTTTCGACGGAAAAGTAGTTGTCTCATCGACCGAAGCCCTCGCCTTCGACGCCGTTCCGGATCACCTGGTCGTTGTCGGCGCCGGTGCCGTCGGGCTCGAACTCGGCTCGGTCTGGAACCGGCTCGGCGCCAAAGTCACGGTCGTCGAGATGCTCCCCGCCATAGCCCCCTTTGCCGACCGACAGTTGACCACCCTCTTGCAGCGGTCACTCACCTCACAGGGCCTCGAGTTTCGCCTTGAAACGCAGGTTACCGCAGCCAAGGTGGCTCGCGGCAAAGCATTACTTACCCTCACCGGCAAGGATGGCAGGGAAGATAAATTGACTTGCGACAAGGTCCTGGTCGCAGTCGGCCGCAAACCCTTCAGCGACGGACTGCGACTTGAGGAAGCAGGCGTCACGACCGAACGGGGCCGGGTTGTCGTCGATGACCGCTTCCAGACTTCGGTCGAGGGCGTCTATGCCATCGGCGACCTGATCCGGGGTCCGATGCTGGCTCACAAGGCATCCGAAGAAGGCGTTGCCGTCGCGGAACTGGTCGCCGGGCATGCCGCTTTCGTCAACTACGACGCGATTCCCAATGTGATCTACACCGCGCCGGAACTGGCTGTCGTTGGGCTGTCCGAAGAGGAAGCCACTCAGCGAGGCCACGCGGTAAAGTCGGGCAAGTTCTTCTTTCGGGGCAATGGCCGGGCGCTCAGTCTTGGCGAACCGGAAGGACTGGTAAAGGTCGTCGCCGACGCTACCACCGATCGGGTGCTCGGCATCCATATTCTTGGCCCGAGGGCTTCGGACATGATCGCAGAAGCCGCATTGGCGCTCGAATTCAGCGCCTCGAGCGAAGACCTCGGGCGGACGATCCACGCCCACCCGACGCTCTCCGAGGCGGTCAAAGAGGCTGCCCTGGCGGTGAATAAAATGCAGTTGCACGGATAG